gaagaaagtttcaaccttaaaaaaattatttattttatgattgtCCAAATTCTCTCTGGGTGCACTCACACAAGGTTGTTTGAGCTTTTGAAGTTCTAAGATTGTGACACTAATTtttcttattcattttttataaattaattttctttatggTTCCAATCATTCttgatttatttcttttaagctCTTGTTCGATTCTTGAATAGTTCGAAGAATTCAAGGTCATATCTGATGGTTAATACGCACATCTCCTTCCCCTCTGCCCCGGGCCCTAAGAAGATGCAATTACGTGAAGTCCTTCTTgccttttcaattcttttcaataaatttaacTTGAATCACACCTTATTGTTTCTGCTTCCACTTGATTAGATGGTAACTGAATTCATATATAGGTTGGGTTTTCGGTTGGTTCTTAGAAGTTGAGACAACATGGGTATGGAATCTTTGTGTTTTAGTTTCTCTAGCATGCCATACCATAGACAGAATGGCTTGGAACTGGATTATGTTTATCAAAATCCTGTCTTGGTTTATCAAAATCCTGTTTTAGTCTTATGTAAATTTCTTATGTATATATGGAAAAAAACAGAAGGTTTGTCTTATGTAAGTGGAGAAGAAATCAATATAGAGGTAAATTGCCGGAGACAAaattataagagagagagagagagattgaatttTCATGTGATGTCAAATACTTATCAAAGTTCTTTGgaattgacttttttttctctctccttttaagagttaaatctttaaaaaaattattgaacttTCTGAAGCTTTCTATTTTGTTCTTGGAGTAAGAATGAGCAACAATTACATTATGTACAAGAGTACTacttaaatagtttttttatttttatgtattttaagTACTGGTTACATATTGTGCTTTCTCTACCTTACTCAAAATCTTAATTCAAGTTGTTGTTCTTTCTTTGCTTCATTGAGGCAATAATCAGATATGCATCTGCAAATGATCCAAGCAAGGCTATTGGGACATTCCACATAATGGAGAAGTTCAGATTGAGCCCTGATCAGCAAGCATTCCACACCGTCCTTAATGCTCTTTGTAAATATGGAAACGTTGAAGAGGCTGAAGAATTTATGTTTGTAAATAAGAAGTTATTCCCCCTGCAGACTGAGGGCTTTAACATTATTCTTAATGGATGGTGTAATATATCTCTAGATATATTTGAAGCAAAGAGAGTTTGGAGAGAAATGTCGAAATGCTGTATTACACCAGATGCAACTTCATATACCAACATGATTTCATGCTTTGCAAAGGTTGGGAATCTCTTTGACTCTCTTAGACTTTATGCGGAAATGAAGAAACGGAGTTGGGTCCCAGGCCTTAAGGTGTACAATTCTTTAGTATATGTACTAACTTGTCAGAATTGCTTGGAACAAGCTCTAAAAATCCTGGCCAAAATGAAAGGATCAGGTTTGCAACCAGATTCTGCCACTTACAACTCAATGATACATCCCTTGTGTGAAGCAAAAATGTTTGAGGAGGCAAGAAATATATTGACCACTATGATGGAGGAGAATCTTGGCCCAACCATGGAGACCTACCATGCATTTCTTGAGGGTGCAGGCTTTGAGGGAACTTTGGAAATCCTTAACCGGATGAGGAAAGCTGGTTTAGGTCCTACTGGGGATTCCTTTCTTATAATTCTAAGTAGGTTCTTCAAATTAGGGCAACCCGAGAATGCATTGAAGATTTGGGGTGAAATGAAGCAGTATGAAGTAGAGCCCAGTCACACACATCAGTCAGTTTTGGTACAAGGGCTAGCAACATGTGGGTGGTTGACCAAGGCCAGGGATTTCTATGCTGACATGAGATCAAAAGGATTTGCAGAAGATCCAAAGCTTAAGAAGCTCTTGAAGGAACCAGCACAAGACAGTATGCATAAAGGCAAACGGCGGGTCCAACGGCTTAATAGAGAGAGGTGGGTGAATCATGGAAAAGGTAGTAGAGTGAGATGGAAAATTCATCGAAACAAatcaaggaagaagaaagaaattaaaaaatctaacttGGAACTTTGACTGGTTATGGAAGTCATGGAAAATTGTCTATGCCAGGTCTCAAGATGATGAACTACTGCTGGTTGTACATACTGATAGAGTGACACAAGCTGCTTCAATAGGTTTGCTCTGAGGAACCTCATAGCTTAGGTCCTTGGGTTCTCACTTCTCAATTACTTATACAAATAGAATCGATTTGGCATGTCATGAGAGAAGCAGCTTTGCCGTTTCCACTCGgtgaaaacattttctttccTAGTTTTCAAATTGTTGCCATATGCTCCTGgtacacttttatttatttaattattgtggTTCATGGTGCCCCATTGGCAAGGGACTGCAACTTTTAGTTGGTTCAATAACATTTAGCAATTGGTTCATGATACACCCTTGCCCCATCACATATTTGGAATAGCATGCTTTCTATGTTTAAAATCTGGTTTTATAGCACAAAATCATTTAGAACTCTTGAAAGTTCCTAAAAAATTCTGTTAACCAAAATCTTCAACCCACTTATGGTGAAAACGTCCTTAAATTGTCCTTgttcttttgtaatttttgaaatttttgcaaATGTCAATTGATTGAGGACCATGCCTTATGAAGGAAAGGTCGCTAGTTTGAATATTTCATTCCCTCTGCCATTGCACCCACAACTCGctcattaaaaaaaggaaaaaaaagaaagaaaacaagtgTAACAAATCCTGTATATCCATGATTTTGTGGAACTTTGTCATTTTCCATAATTCCTAACAACAAATGCATGTGTCCTTTCCACGCAGCATAGAGGATtcatggttttgtttttggaaagaaaTGGGATGACTAATAACTCCCCCAATGGGTTGACATGCTCATTTGTTATCTATAAGCTCTTCACTAGATAGTGGATATAGCAAGTATAAAAggtgaaaatgcacttttggtctctacattttggattaattctcattttggtcccaaaattgattttgttactaatgtcatccttaaaaaaagaaaatcatttttaacaTAGTCCTTGCCGTCAGCCAACTAACGAAATAGTCCTACGTGTCTAACGGAATGATTTACTTGCTGACATAGCACTGACgtgaccattaaaatattattaaaaaagattatttggtatttttaaatgccatattagcattttaattttttttaaagccatgtcagaaaatttaaacaaaaaataaattaaatttaaaaaaagccttaaatctaattttatttatttatttatttttacttttcattattttttcgcAAGAACATAACAgtttgttcttcatgttcttcccaaatccaagAAACAAACCTAGCAACCAAATCCAATCTCCATCAATGccaggaaaaaaagaaataaatccaacaaaccaaccaatctccaacaaacccataaactcataaatttcacattcaaattatcaaattcctATTCCAAATTCATCTTGATCATGAACACACAAgaacaacaaacccagaatatTCAATCTCAAGAACAAAATAATAGAAACccaaaatattccaaaattaTTACACAAATTATTCCACAAAAATCAATTATACACAAACACCAACCCAGAtctgaatggtttttttttctttccttttttatgcTCTTACCAGGAGCAGATCTGGGTTTGGAGCAGATCCAATGACGCTATTT
The sequence above is drawn from the Castanea sativa cultivar Marrone di Chiusa Pesio chromosome 5, ASM4071231v1 genome and encodes:
- the LOC142633810 gene encoding pentatricopeptide repeat-containing protein At1g80880, mitochondrial isoform X1 — encoded protein: MANLILPSLARRLQRTPPHLFLLSHIIPSLSSSPSPPLQLPFHFLFHAFHQTSPIPTLQTHHFSTFQPFSAHNLDDPFDFNHPRFRSYDPHDRILLRFLELLREVPHCPSEAEAMTSLDDSGIEVNSEMIYSAVWELREEWRLALLASRWGEKWGCTDEKSSNLMIWVLGNHRKFNTAWCLIRDMHQSKVDTRRAMLIMIDRYASANDPSKAIGTFHIMEKFRLSPDQQAFHTVLNALCKYGNVEEAEEFMFVNKKLFPLQTEGFNIILNGWCNISLDIFEAKRVWREMSKCCITPDATSYTNMISCFAKVGNLFDSLRLYAEMKKRSWVPGLKVYNSLVYVLTCQNCLEQALKILAKMKGSGLQPDSATYNSMIHPLCEAKMFEEARNILTTMMEENLGPTMETYHAFLEGAGFEGTLEILNRMRKAGLGPTGDSFLIILSRFFKLGQPENALKIWGEMKQYEVEPSHTHQSVLVQGLATCGWLTKARDFYADMRSKGFAEDPKLKKLLKEPAQDSMHKGKRRVQRLNRERWVNHGKGSRVRWKIHRNKSRKKKEIKKSNLEL
- the LOC142633810 gene encoding pentatricopeptide repeat-containing protein At1g80880, mitochondrial isoform X2, whose protein sequence is MANLILPSLARRLQRTPPHLFLLSHIIPSLSSSPSPPLQLPFHFLFHAFHQTSPIPTLQTHHFSTFQPFSAHNLDDPFDFNHPRFRSYDPHDRILLRFLELLREVPHCPSEAEAMTSLDDSGIEVNSEMIYSAVWELREEWRLALLASRWGEKWGCTDEKSSNLMIWVLGNHRKFNTAWCLIRDMHQSKVDTRRAMLIMIDRYASANDPSKAIGTFHIMEKFRLSPDQQAFHTVLNALCKYGNVEEAEEFMFVNKKLFPLQTEGFNIILNGWCNISLDIFEAKRVWREMSKCCITPDATSYTNMISCFAKNCLEQALKILAKMKGSGLQPDSATYNSMIHPLCEAKMFEEARNILTTMMEENLGPTMETYHAFLEGAGFEGTLEILNRMRKAGLGPTGDSFLIILSRFFKLGQPENALKIWGEMKQYEVEPSHTHQSVLVQGLATCGWLTKARDFYADMRSKGFAEDPKLKKLLKEPAQDSMHKGKRRVQRLNRERWVNHGKGSRVRWKIHRNKSRKKKEIKKSNLEL